One window of Aliarcobacter lanthieri genomic DNA carries:
- a CDS encoding response regulator, producing the protein MRILIVDDSSTMRRIIGNVVMQLGFNKESFDEAEDGLKAWKLLTEGHYDVILTDWNMPNMNGLELVKKVRSEGTHQKTPIIMITTEGGKSEVITALKAGVNNYIVKPFNAEVLKEKLDGVLKK; encoded by the coding sequence ATGAGAATACTAATAGTTGATGATAGCTCAACAATGAGAAGAATTATTGGTAATGTAGTTATGCAATTAGGATTTAATAAAGAGAGTTTTGATGAAGCAGAGGATGGGTTAAAAGCTTGGAAGTTGTTAACAGAAGGACACTATGATGTTATTTTAACAGATTGGAATATGCCAAATATGAATGGTTTAGAACTTGTTAAAAAAGTAAGAAGTGAAGGAACTCATCAAAAAACACCAATTATAATGATTACTACTGAAGGTGGGAAAAGTGAAGTAATTACTGCTTTAAAAGCAGGAGTTAATAACTATATAGTTAAACCTTTTAATGCAGAAGTTTTAAAAGAAAAATTAGATGGTGTTTTGAAAAAATAA
- the rimM gene encoding ribosome maturation factor RimM (Essential for efficient processing of 16S rRNA), producing MKNSIYVAKLGKAVGLQGYLRLFIDSDFPEQFKKGAVFTTNRKLELKVLEYNEKRELVRFEDYLDMDSAKKLTNSELFTSIENTKELCKLNENEHFWFDLIACEVYENGLKLGKVKDMHRFPLNDYLEVTTDIELVDNKNLPKTFLIPHILDHFIESIDIESKKILVKNSYDILENS from the coding sequence ATGAAAAATAGTATTTATGTTGCAAAATTAGGAAAAGCAGTAGGATTACAAGGTTATTTAAGGCTTTTTATAGACTCTGATTTTCCTGAACAGTTTAAAAAAGGTGCAGTTTTCACTACTAATAGAAAACTTGAATTAAAAGTTTTAGAATATAATGAAAAAAGAGAACTTGTTAGGTTTGAAGATTATCTAGATATGGATAGTGCAAAAAAACTTACAAATAGTGAACTTTTTACATCTATTGAAAATACAAAAGAACTTTGTAAATTAAATGAAAATGAACATTTTTGGTTTGATTTAATTGCTTGTGAAGTTTATGAAAATGGTTTAAAATTGGGAAAAGTAAAAGATATGCATAGATTCCCATTAAATGATTATTTAGAAGTTACTACTGATATTGAACTTGTAGACAATAAAAATCTTCCAAAAACTTTTTTAATTCCACATATTCTTGATCATTTTATTGAAAGTATAGATATAGAATCTAAAAAAATTCTTGTTAAAAACTCTTATGATATTTTAGAAAACTCTTAA
- the flgB gene encoding flagellar basal body rod protein FlgB: MQASEISNKLFEQLNFRGERQKVISSNIANVNTPNYKTKDLIFDEELEKQNILKLKRTSSNHMQNLDYKGLSNPRLVQVPNLVEQNDGNNVNLDSQMSEQSKNKIIFDAIQSSIKKDSRLFRSVIDASGKS; the protein is encoded by the coding sequence ATGCAAGCAAGTGAAATATCAAATAAACTTTTTGAACAGTTGAATTTTAGAGGAGAACGACAAAAAGTAATATCTAGTAATATTGCAAATGTAAATACACCAAACTATAAAACAAAAGATTTAATATTTGATGAAGAATTAGAAAAACAAAATATTTTAAAATTAAAAAGAACTAGTTCAAATCATATGCAAAATTTGGACTATAAAGGATTAAGTAATCCAAGATTAGTTCAAGTTCCAAATCTAGTTGAACAAAATGATGGAAATAATGTAAATTTAGATAGTCAAATGAGTGAGCAATCAAAAAATAAAATAATTTTTGATGCAATACAATCTTCAATAAAAAAAGATTCAAGATTATTCAGATCGGTTATTGATGCCTCTGGTAAAAGCTAA
- a CDS encoding KH domain-containing protein codes for MITNFIENYAKLVVAVPEDVVVSKEQIDDHFAEITISVNSVDIGKLIGKNGNMINALKTIANGCKAKDGISYKIQVVTK; via the coding sequence ATGATTACAAATTTCATAGAAAATTATGCAAAATTAGTTGTAGCTGTTCCAGAAGATGTTGTTGTTTCTAAAGAACAAATAGATGATCATTTTGCTGAGATAACAATAAGCGTTAATAGTGTTGATATTGGAAAGCTTATTGGTAAAAATGGCAATATGATAAATGCTTTAAAAACTATTGCAAATGGTTGTAAAGCAAAAGATGGAATATCATATAAAATACAAGTAGTTACAAAGTAA
- the flgG gene encoding flagellar basal-body rod protein FlgG produces MIRGLYTAATGMNAMQHQIDVTSNNIANVNTTGFKQDRAEFQDLIYESLNYTAGQTTQDTMNPTGIDAGLGVRLANIQKNFTEGDLKTTSNPLDIAIVGKGFFQITLPSGEIAYSRNGNFKLNDEGTIVNGNGYPLEPEIVIPQEYKDLSIGNDGFVSAKDPQTGDTIELGQIVLADFINPAGLTPLGDSLFMQSEASGDVVEGNPLTAQFGGLRQGMIESSNVKLVNEMVDLITAQRAYEANSKAITTADNMLDVVNRLKN; encoded by the coding sequence ATGATTAGAGGACTTTACACAGCAGCAACTGGTATGAATGCAATGCAACATCAAATTGATGTTACATCAAATAATATTGCCAATGTTAATACTACTGGATTTAAACAAGATAGAGCAGAGTTTCAAGACTTAATTTATGAGTCTTTGAACTATACAGCAGGTCAGACAACTCAAGATACTATGAACCCTACAGGAATAGATGCTGGACTTGGAGTAAGACTTGCAAATATACAAAAGAATTTTACAGAGGGTGATTTAAAAACTACTTCAAATCCACTTGACATTGCTATTGTAGGTAAAGGATTCTTCCAAATTACACTTCCAAGTGGCGAAATAGCTTACTCAAGAAATGGTAACTTTAAATTAAATGATGAGGGAACAATAGTAAATGGGAATGGATATCCACTTGAACCTGAAATTGTAATTCCACAAGAGTATAAAGACTTAAGCATTGGTAATGATGGTTTTGTATCAGCAAAAGATCCTCAAACTGGAGATACAATTGAATTAGGACAAATTGTTTTGGCCGATTTCATAAATCCAGCAGGATTAACTCCATTAGGTGATTCTTTATTTATGCAAAGTGAAGCTAGTGGAGATGTTGTAGAGGGGAATCCTCTAACAGCACAATTTGGAGGATTAAGACAAGGAATGATTGAAAGTTCAAACGTTAAACTTGTAAATGAAATGGTTGATTTAATAACAGCTCAAAGAGCTTATGAAGCAAATTCAAAAGCAATAACAACTGCTGATAATATGCTTGATGTAGTAAATAGATTAAAAAATTAA
- the fliF gene encoding flagellar basal-body MS-ring/collar protein FliF produces the protein MEQLLKFINNLNKAQRIAIVGGFAVLVLLIAGFLIYSSVKAEDKKLSYTIASNLTQADVMRATEELENAGIQFIVTGSGNNLTLKTSKEFINIAKIKLVTSEASTNKHVGWEIFEKSSLGTTNFENKVKYLRALEGELSKSLESLSGVLKAGVKIAIPKETIFTEKKSDTTASAVITLKQGIFLTQKQVDGIKNFISSAVPDLKSENIQLIDQDGNLLEVSAEEVNTQKSTIQTKFKDRVENDYEQKIITLLEPVVGVGRVVAKVNVTLDFVKKDIEEEIYSPEGSIRSQQVIENTSNAQGLPVNVGGVAGVDNNIQPPQMALDNNKLSQNSESSNTVTNYEISRKLISQRDGNFTNIRRITASVTFDSSVLQDHPEKAEFLASLESLAADAIGYDKARGDTITVRDFKFVGLKNYNENGELIDEHGNIIGSSSSYISAMNVKSILEEYKDYIQYLIVGLLLFIFYKKFIASNDMVILGEGKKQEILVDDEDLVKDMLAGLDDEFDQNTAQGRLKSKVKSQILNNIDGLDEESAAKYEVFIEELDREINGNPADIARMIELLLSEGNVNFK, from the coding sequence ATGGAACAACTTTTAAAGTTTATAAATAATCTAAACAAAGCACAAAGAATTGCAATTGTAGGTGGATTTGCAGTATTAGTACTTTTGATAGCTGGATTTTTAATATATAGTAGTGTAAAAGCAGAAGATAAAAAGCTAAGTTATACGATTGCATCAAATCTTACTCAAGCTGATGTAATGAGAGCAACTGAAGAGCTTGAAAATGCAGGAATACAGTTTATAGTAACAGGAAGTGGGAATAATCTTACTTTAAAAACTTCAAAAGAGTTTATAAATATTGCAAAAATAAAACTTGTTACAAGTGAAGCTTCTACAAATAAACATGTTGGATGGGAAATTTTTGAGAAGTCATCTTTAGGTACAACAAATTTTGAGAATAAAGTTAAGTATTTAAGAGCTTTAGAAGGTGAGCTTAGTAAAAGTTTAGAGTCTTTATCTGGAGTTTTAAAGGCGGGTGTAAAAATAGCTATTCCAAAAGAAACAATATTTACTGAGAAAAAAAGCGATACAACAGCATCAGCTGTTATTACTTTAAAACAAGGTATTTTCTTAACTCAAAAACAAGTTGATGGAATAAAGAATTTTATATCATCAGCTGTTCCGGATCTAAAAAGTGAAAATATTCAGTTAATAGACCAAGATGGAAATCTGCTAGAAGTATCAGCTGAAGAAGTAAATACACAAAAGTCAACTATTCAAACAAAATTTAAAGATAGAGTAGAAAATGATTATGAACAGAAGATTATAACATTATTGGAACCAGTTGTTGGAGTTGGAAGAGTTGTTGCTAAAGTAAATGTTACTTTGGATTTTGTTAAAAAAGATATTGAAGAGGAGATTTATAGTCCAGAAGGAAGTATACGTTCTCAACAGGTTATAGAAAATACAAGTAATGCTCAAGGTCTTCCTGTAAATGTTGGTGGAGTTGCTGGAGTAGATAATAATATACAACCTCCACAGATGGCTTTAGATAACAATAAATTATCACAAAATAGTGAGAGTTCAAATACTGTTACTAATTATGAAATATCAAGAAAACTAATATCACAAAGAGATGGTAATTTTACAAATATTAGAAGGATTACAGCTTCTGTTACATTTGATTCGAGTGTTTTACAAGACCATCCTGAAAAAGCTGAGTTTTTAGCATCTTTGGAATCATTAGCAGCCGATGCAATAGGTTATGATAAAGCAAGAGGTGACACAATTACAGTGAGAGATTTCAAATTTGTTGGACTTAAAAATTATAATGAGAATGGTGAGTTGATTGATGAACATGGTAATATCATTGGTTCAAGTAGTAGTTATATAAGTGCAATGAATGTAAAATCTATATTAGAAGAATATAAAGATTATATTCAATATTTAATTGTTGGATTACTTTTATTTATTTTTTATAAGAAATTTATTGCAAGTAATGATATGGTTATATTAGGTGAAGGGAAAAAACAAGAAATATTAGTTGATGATGAAGATTTAGTTAAAGATATGTTGGCTGGTCTTGATGATGAATTTGATCAAAATACAGCACAAGGAAGGCTAAAATCAAAAGTTAAAAGTCAGATATTAAATAATATTGATGGACTAGATGAAGAATCAGCTGCTAAGTATGAAGTTTTTATAGAGGAACTAGATAGAGAAATAAATGGTAATCCAGCAGATATTGCTAGAATGATAGAGTTACTTTTAAGTGAAGGTAATGTTAATTTTAAATAA
- the rpsP gene encoding 30S ribosomal protein S16, translating into MTVIRLTRMGRNKKPFYRIVVTDSRKRRDSGWIESIGYFNPVAEPKVLKIDEERYNYWLSVGAKPSEKVKKLASK; encoded by the coding sequence ATGACAGTAATTAGATTAACAAGAATGGGAAGAAATAAAAAACCATTTTATAGAATCGTTGTAACAGATTCAAGAAAAAGAAGAGATTCAGGATGGATTGAATCAATTGGTTATTTTAACCCAGTTGCTGAGCCAAAAGTTCTTAAAATTGATGAAGAAAGATATAACTATTGGTTAAGTGTTGGTGCAAAACCTTCTGAAAAAGTTAAAAAATTAGCTTCAAAATAA
- a CDS encoding flagellar hook-basal body protein: MNQGVYPLAASMINQINRLDQISNNLANVDTIGFKQEGTAETSFNYYLQRMQNEHKTPLVESIVTNTIPKIDTRYTNPQMGPVLMTGNELDFSLNDNETFFKIQNENGDIVYTRNGAFKNLDGFLVDGNGNNVLNADNGAIEVEDGFELQIGVVQTPFTNLEKVGDNTYRAINEEEVVNFDINDNRILRGSVEQSNVNRVSTMVELIDAHRRFEQSQKAIKTIDELNAGLIEKIGGSTR; the protein is encoded by the coding sequence ATGAATCAAGGAGTTTATCCCTTAGCTGCATCTATGATTAATCAAATTAATAGATTAGATCAAATAAGTAATAATCTTGCAAATGTTGATACTATTGGATTTAAACAAGAAGGAACAGCAGAAACATCATTTAACTATTATTTACAAAGAATGCAAAATGAGCATAAAACTCCATTGGTTGAGTCTATAGTTACAAATACTATTCCAAAAATTGATACAAGATATACAAATCCACAAATGGGACCTGTTTTGATGACAGGAAATGAGTTAGATTTTTCACTAAATGACAATGAAACTTTTTTTAAAATCCAAAATGAAAATGGAGATATTGTCTATACAAGAAATGGGGCTTTTAAAAATCTAGATGGTTTCTTAGTAGATGGTAACGGTAATAATGTATTAAATGCAGATAATGGTGCTATAGAAGTTGAAGATGGATTTGAATTACAAATTGGAGTTGTTCAAACACCTTTTACTAATCTTGAAAAAGTTGGAGACAATACTTATCGAGCAATAAATGAAGAAGAAGTAGTAAATTTTGATATTAATGATAATAGAATTTTAAGAGGATCTGTTGAACAATCTAATGTTAATAGAGTTAGTACAATGGTTGAATTAATAGATGCTCATAGAAGATTTGAACAATCTCAAAAAGCTATCAAAACAATAGATGAATTAAATGCTGGATTGATAGAGAAAATTGGAGGAAGTACTAGATAA